Proteins encoded in a region of the Armatimonadota bacterium genome:
- a CDS encoding HlyD family secretion protein: MAEDTAPAVTGSGPASSRRKVGPVVVAVIVLIAGGFFVRNALWSRNHESTDNAQIASDVVLVSPLVSGTVAELLVQENEAVKRGQPLIRLDKDKLQAAVELARANVKAAEADAVAAGAGVAYAAASSQASQATASGGLGEAGADIGAARSAARAAEATVKGLQARSAAAQSDVQAAEIDRKVAVEALARAEAALESAKAESRWAVSAVSQAEAALNTALAEGQLAQRQLKRVRALFEQGAESRQALDNAEAFATTAEQHVVSMRSNRSMATATVGSKDAALKSAQAAIAAARSGVDQAQIRIGTARQKADSVLEDVNVARFQASATGSRLQTAMAHAETAKGQAQASQALDLNVDKMRADQRQAAAKVEQARAALRAAEIDLEHATVYAPADGRVSRRSIEVGSSVQVGTPLLYIVPSEAPFVVANFKESQVGRMKEGDKVEIEVDALPGAKFEGRVASLSPATGATFALLPPDNSTGNFVKVVQRIPVRIELSPSTGAEGRLRVGMSVVATVEVR, translated from the coding sequence ATGGCTGAAGACACGGCTCCTGCCGTGACCGGGAGCGGGCCCGCGTCTTCAAGACGGAAGGTCGGGCCGGTCGTCGTCGCCGTCATCGTCCTGATCGCCGGAGGGTTCTTCGTCAGAAACGCTTTGTGGTCGAGGAACCACGAGAGCACCGACAACGCCCAGATCGCGAGCGACGTCGTACTCGTGTCCCCCCTGGTGAGCGGCACCGTCGCAGAGTTGCTCGTCCAGGAAAACGAGGCCGTGAAAAGGGGGCAGCCCCTGATCCGTTTGGACAAGGACAAACTCCAAGCCGCGGTCGAACTGGCCCGAGCCAACGTGAAGGCGGCCGAGGCCGACGCCGTGGCCGCAGGTGCCGGCGTCGCCTATGCCGCCGCTTCGTCCCAGGCGAGCCAGGCCACCGCGTCCGGCGGGTTAGGGGAAGCAGGAGCCGATATCGGGGCGGCCCGTTCCGCGGCCCGGGCCGCCGAGGCCACGGTCAAGGGGCTTCAAGCCCGCTCGGCGGCCGCGCAGTCCGACGTCCAGGCTGCCGAAATCGACCGCAAGGTCGCCGTCGAGGCCTTGGCCCGAGCCGAAGCCGCCCTGGAATCCGCGAAAGCCGAAAGCCGATGGGCCGTCTCCGCCGTGAGCCAGGCCGAGGCCGCTTTGAACACCGCCCTTGCCGAGGGACAACTGGCGCAACGGCAACTGAAGCGCGTCCGTGCGTTGTTCGAACAAGGCGCAGAGAGCAGGCAGGCCCTGGACAACGCCGAGGCGTTCGCGACGACGGCCGAGCAGCACGTCGTGTCCATGAGAAGCAACCGGTCGATGGCCACGGCCACGGTCGGTTCCAAAGACGCTGCACTAAAGTCGGCACAAGCGGCCATCGCCGCAGCCCGGTCGGGTGTCGACCAGGCTCAAATCCGGATCGGGACGGCCCGACAGAAGGCCGATTCGGTCCTCGAAGACGTCAACGTCGCGCGTTTTCAGGCGTCGGCGACCGGCTCACGGTTGCAGACCGCCATGGCCCATGCCGAAACGGCCAAGGGCCAAGCGCAAGCGTCTCAAGCCCTGGACCTCAACGTCGACAAGATGCGGGCCGACCAGCGACAGGCGGCTGCCAAGGTCGAACAGGCCCGTGCCGCACTTCGCGCGGCCGAGATCGATCTGGAGCACGCCACGGTCTATGCGCCGGCCGACGGGCGGGTGAGCCGGCGCTCCATTGAAGTCGGATCGAGCGTCCAGGTCGGGACGCCCTTACTCTACATCGTCCCGTCCGAAGCGCCGTTCGTCGTCGCGAACTTCAAGGAGTCGCAAGTCGGTCGGATGAAGGAAGGGGACAAGGTCGAGATCGAAGTCGACGCCCTGCCGGGCGCCAAGTTCGAAGGACGGGTCGCCAGCCTGTCCCCGGCGACGGGCGCGACGTTCGCGCTCCTTCCTCCCGACAATTCGACGGGGAACTTCGTCAAAGTCGTGCAGCGCATCCCGGTGCGCATCGAGCTGTCGCCCAGTACGGGCGCCGAGGGCAGGCTCAGGGTCGGAATGTCGGTCGTCGCCACGGTCGAAGTCCGATGA